The Methylomicrobium lacus LW14 genome window below encodes:
- a CDS encoding AAA domain-containing protein produces the protein MKIKILGANGLHASEIRAVTKMEAFRDSWYAYAGVLVVDDQGSMDIDVLIITHDRLLLVELKEWNGDLEDIGGQWYINGSSRGKSPYATKRVHAIRLGKLLEKELKHKLGYSLFVEAHVVLCGNSTPEKISNKEKRFVHTLDDFLKISSSVYDEIVGHSDVPKHLFETLRKPRPNSKEYLPILQGFFDSPKVRPKQFKIHNFIAEETPWFTHRSQLYKEFKGFHEDAAHELALMRRWDFSQLGTGFATQNQWADIALRESRILGYARDRNNRLDEYLLRSKMSLGKDDITEDVTEIYEIRRTYTRLDDFINGQINQSDTESRLDLVRALLVPFSELHSIGIGHRDVDGHNLWYASEQASIVVSGFATAFFPERGTIRDLREQLQSSNLKLPEDAYKTEGEILDAFRQDVFMLATIAYRICFKEQTLKKDDDGILVWKEPNPDDFQGRLNSWFIKALSFEPKDRFANASEMLSQFNDTTGLASNLSDDFSAFDAVMEGDFVKRNWGIINLFMKYPPAPGENPSVGGETSKYRTFADESEAYVKIWQQVKSQQNRAGENRRILRFRQRIEHIAKSNIPTPQIIDYGLLESGGLYLITRIEPGQLWKEAISEIEDSEHRLQVAISLVTTLIDLHEQGLTHGDIHPDNILVKTTTDVESDNNEVKLPVVILLDMLDFGEQTEPFNLEYGPSNPAAADAEERDRFAAYKMIKELIEGDDFPVITEEINRGFKSPNGIPVALSPLQEALKAALASKSTEKTAPEQPSIYFIWNDYSFPSSDFELEHDGAFYHCNTVWDRRNTELLHCYLTSVNSSLSITFDPEQRQIRDVRFKPNIPLSEVVQASKKSQEQLSCKIVIKQGFPNPSSTRAVLNFLLSLDSVLTLLEEKFTSIEDATTEDGLETEYVSVRDIWRTLAETEKETLLTVEIGDTEIQENFNGHLLIPYINNSGRTFDFEIDDIVLVKEEGEDNSLGNLDVYQTNADFLFLNPKRAKLQNHLKKGNILQLESVRNKASRDRRHKALERVLDNAASIPKLMDYFDIKIAPDLVQLEDEPDDQIISRYNSNGKKLNPKQEEAFRQLTAWGPLGVLQGPPGTGKTAFISIFIHYLFHDLGARNILLVGQSHTSVDNVAKKVREVCKDHKTELSVVRIGQENMIATELLDTHTRALQRRMRHQFHREYDQRICTFSRSLVLPDSFVREVAAVHRNISPLLDTLRKCAEGITEITSRPVQSEKDQDRLADLINEQEKQENAFQSFVNSRFPIDANRLINSEKRWETIVQIIADSHEINNPSATTKLSNLLKLSHEWLDVLKTGEANYDQFLVKTRQLVCGTLVGLGQKQLGIAETDFDWVIVDEAARAQASELMIAIQSGRRVLLVGDHRQLPPLYDKNHLKSVAKRLGISQKSIIKTDFQRLFETTKGITLDTQYRMCEPIGDLVSHCFYANELTKLKTGRGSSPDWYSAMPHPWNTPVVWIDSGQGECATGEEPNRNGKGKGYVNHHEINIILDYLCLLSQSPHLEHIRESHTESQKYVIGIITMYRAQLDLLEQKLSQAEWAGPLRNLIKIDTVDSYQGQENPIIILSLVRDSIDKQQGFLVDEPRINVSLSRAQERLIIIGACRMWQNMNSDDPLARVFKFVKEQAIAKESDYKIVGADSLNGGRNG, from the coding sequence GTGAAAATAAAAATTCTAGGTGCCAATGGACTTCACGCTAGTGAAATCCGAGCCGTTACTAAAATGGAAGCATTTCGTGATAGTTGGTACGCATATGCCGGAGTTTTAGTCGTAGATGATCAAGGCTCAATGGATATTGATGTTCTAATCATAACACACGACCGCTTGTTATTAGTAGAGCTTAAAGAATGGAATGGTGATTTAGAAGACATTGGTGGTCAATGGTATATCAATGGTTCATCAAGGGGTAAAAGCCCATATGCAACAAAGCGAGTACATGCGATTCGTTTAGGTAAGCTCTTGGAAAAAGAATTAAAGCATAAATTAGGATATTCTCTTTTTGTCGAAGCTCACGTCGTATTGTGTGGAAATTCAACTCCTGAAAAAATCTCTAATAAAGAGAAAAGATTTGTTCATACGCTTGATGATTTCTTAAAAATTTCAAGTTCAGTTTATGATGAGATCGTTGGACACAGTGACGTACCAAAGCATCTGTTTGAAACGCTAAGAAAACCTAGACCTAACAGCAAGGAATATCTGCCAATATTACAAGGTTTCTTTGATAGCCCAAAAGTTAGACCAAAACAGTTCAAGATTCACAATTTCATTGCTGAAGAAACTCCTTGGTTTACCCATAGGAGCCAATTGTACAAGGAGTTTAAAGGATTTCACGAAGACGCAGCACATGAACTCGCTTTAATGCGGCGATGGGATTTTAGCCAACTTGGAACTGGTTTTGCTACTCAGAATCAATGGGCTGATATTGCATTGAGAGAGTCACGGATATTGGGATATGCCCGTGATAGGAATAACAGGCTAGATGAGTATCTTCTCCGCTCTAAAATGTCTCTTGGAAAAGATGATATTACTGAGGATGTTACCGAAATTTATGAAATTCGCCGTACCTATACTCGACTTGACGATTTTATTAATGGCCAGATTAATCAATCTGATACTGAATCACGACTTGATTTAGTGCGAGCATTATTAGTTCCATTTTCAGAACTCCATAGTATTGGCATTGGACATCGAGATGTGGACGGCCATAATCTTTGGTACGCTAGTGAACAAGCAAGTATTGTTGTTTCAGGATTTGCAACAGCATTTTTTCCAGAAAGAGGGACGATTAGAGACTTGCGTGAGCAATTACAAAGTAGCAATTTAAAGCTGCCAGAGGATGCCTATAAAACAGAAGGAGAGATATTAGACGCTTTCCGTCAAGATGTATTTATGTTAGCAACCATCGCTTATCGCATTTGTTTTAAAGAGCAGACACTCAAAAAAGATGATGATGGCATTCTTGTTTGGAAGGAACCAAATCCAGATGATTTCCAGGGTCGCTTAAATTCTTGGTTCATTAAAGCATTATCCTTTGAGCCAAAAGATAGATTCGCAAATGCCTCTGAAATGCTGTCCCAGTTTAATGATACAACAGGATTAGCATCGAATTTATCTGATGATTTTAGTGCCTTTGACGCTGTAATGGAGGGTGATTTTGTAAAACGAAACTGGGGCATAATTAATCTATTTATGAAATATCCTCCTGCACCTGGAGAGAATCCCTCTGTTGGTGGCGAGACAAGCAAATATCGTACATTTGCGGATGAGTCAGAAGCATACGTTAAAATTTGGCAACAGGTTAAATCTCAACAAAATCGCGCGGGAGAAAATCGACGGATATTGAGATTTCGACAACGCATTGAACATATTGCAAAGAGTAACATCCCTACCCCTCAAATCATTGATTATGGCTTGTTAGAAAGTGGTGGACTTTACCTAATCACACGGATTGAACCAGGACAGCTATGGAAAGAAGCTATATCCGAGATAGAAGATAGTGAGCATCGCTTACAGGTTGCGATTTCTTTGGTCACTACACTGATTGATCTGCATGAACAAGGTCTAACCCATGGTGATATTCACCCCGATAATATTTTAGTTAAAACCACCACAGATGTGGAATCGGATAATAACGAAGTAAAACTCCCTGTCGTCATTCTACTTGATATGTTGGATTTCGGTGAACAAACTGAACCATTCAACCTTGAGTACGGACCTTCAAATCCTGCTGCCGCTGACGCAGAGGAAAGAGATAGGTTTGCTGCTTACAAGATGATTAAAGAACTGATTGAGGGGGATGACTTTCCTGTAATCACCGAAGAAATAAATCGTGGATTTAAGTCCCCTAATGGGATTCCAGTTGCGCTGTCTCCTCTGCAAGAAGCTTTGAAAGCTGCTTTAGCGTCAAAATCAACAGAAAAAACCGCTCCAGAGCAACCCTCGATTTATTTTATTTGGAACGATTACTCTTTCCCCAGTTCTGACTTTGAACTTGAACATGATGGAGCGTTCTATCATTGCAACACGGTGTGGGATAGGAGAAACACAGAGCTCCTTCACTGTTATCTCACTTCGGTTAACTCATCACTTTCTATAACATTTGATCCCGAACAACGGCAAATTCGTGATGTTCGCTTCAAGCCAAATATTCCGCTCAGCGAAGTTGTTCAAGCTAGCAAAAAATCACAGGAACAATTGAGCTGTAAAATTGTGATTAAACAAGGCTTTCCAAATCCCAGTTCAACTCGAGCAGTTTTAAATTTTTTACTAAGCCTTGATAGCGTACTTACACTTTTAGAGGAAAAATTCACTTCTATAGAAGATGCAACTACAGAAGATGGACTTGAAACTGAATATGTTTCTGTAAGGGATATTTGGAGGACTCTAGCCGAAACAGAAAAGGAGACGCTCTTAACGGTAGAGATAGGAGACACAGAAATCCAAGAAAACTTTAACGGTCATCTGTTAATTCCTTATATTAACAACTCAGGAAGAACTTTCGATTTTGAAATAGATGACATTGTATTAGTTAAAGAAGAAGGGGAAGATAACAGCTTAGGTAACTTGGATGTTTACCAAACTAATGCTGACTTCCTTTTCTTGAATCCCAAACGTGCCAAGTTACAAAATCATCTAAAAAAAGGCAATATCCTTCAACTTGAATCGGTGCGAAATAAAGCATCACGAGATCGAAGGCATAAAGCACTTGAGAGGGTTCTAGATAACGCAGCTTCAATACCCAAGCTCATGGACTATTTTGACATTAAAATAGCCCCTGACTTGGTACAGCTTGAGGATGAACCAGATGATCAGATAATTTCAAGATATAATTCCAATGGTAAAAAACTAAACCCAAAACAAGAAGAGGCATTTCGTCAACTCACGGCTTGGGGACCTTTGGGCGTTCTTCAAGGACCTCCAGGTACAGGTAAAACTGCATTTATCAGTATTTTTATACATTACCTTTTTCATGATCTTGGTGCTCGCAATATTCTTTTAGTTGGACAATCCCACACATCTGTTGATAATGTGGCTAAAAAGGTTAGGGAGGTATGCAAGGATCATAAGACTGAGTTATCAGTAGTCCGTATTGGACAAGAAAACATGATTGCTACCGAGTTGCTTGATACACATACAAGGGCTCTTCAAAGGCGAATGCGTCACCAATTTCATCGAGAATATGATCAACGCATATGTACTTTTTCTCGAAGTTTAGTTTTGCCAGATAGTTTTGTCAGAGAGGTCGCCGCCGTCCACAGGAATATATCTCCATTGCTTGATACTTTAAGAAAATGTGCTGAAGGAATTACAGAGATAACATCTAGACCTGTTCAATCTGAAAAAGACCAAGACAGATTGGCAGACCTAATAAATGAACAAGAAAAACAAGAAAATGCTTTTCAGTCTTTTGTTAATAGTCGTTTTCCGATTGATGCCAATAGGTTGATTAATAGCGAAAAACGTTGGGAAACTATTGTGCAAATAATCGCCGATTCGCATGAAATCAATAACCCATCTGCAACTACAAAATTATCCAATTTATTGAAACTCAGTCATGAATGGCTTGATGTACTTAAAACGGGGGAAGCCAATTATGACCAGTTTTTAGTAAAAACTAGACAGCTTGTTTGTGGAACTCTCGTTGGTTTAGGACAGAAACAACTTGGTATTGCTGAAACTGATTTTGATTGGGTGATTGTTGATGAAGCGGCTCGTGCCCAAGCAAGTGAACTTATGATTGCTATTCAATCTGGTAGGCGGGTACTATTGGTAGGAGACCACAGACAACTACCGCCTCTTTATGATAAGAATCATCTCAAATCTGTTGCCAAACGACTTGGTATCTCTCAAAAAAGCATCATAAAAACAGATTTTCAAAGACTATTTGAAACCACTAAAGGAATTACTCTTGATACACAATATAGGATGTGCGAACCGATTGGTGATTTAGTCTCACATTGTTTCTATGCAAATGAGCTCACAAAGTTAAAAACTGGACGTGGTTCTTCTCCTGATTGGTATTCTGCTATGCCGCATCCTTGGAATACACCTGTAGTATGGATAGATAGTGGACAAGGCGAGTGTGCAACAGGTGAAGAGCCTAATCGCAATGGTAAGGGCAAAGGATATGTTAATCATCATGAAATAAATATAATTTTAGATTATTTATGCTTACTTTCTCAGAGTCCGCATTTAGAACACATCCGTGAATCTCATACGGAATCTCAAAAATATGTAATTGGTATTATCACCATGTACCGAGCACAACTAGACCTTCTTGAACAGAAGCTCAGTCAAGCGGAATGGGCGGGACCTTTGCGAAACTTGATAAAAATCGATACTGTAGATTCTTATCAAGGTCAGGAAAACCCCATAATAATTTTAAGTTTGGTTAGAGATTCCATTGATAAACAACAAGGATTTCTAGTAGATGAGCCTCGAATCAATGTATCTCTGTCGCGAGCACAAGAGCGATTAATTATTATTGGAGCTTGCCGTATGTGGCAAAACATGAATAGCGACGATCCATTAGCAAGGGTTTTTAAGTTTGTCAAAGAACAAGCAATAGCCAAGGAAAGTGACTACAAAATCGTTGGTGCAGATTCCTTAAATGGGGGGAGAAATGGATAA
- the mltG gene encoding endolytic transglycosylase MltG, with product MSNKIVGLTLLFISFIGGWAWMDYRQALQAPAVKDNPVVIEIVKGDSMGRIAEKLAEQHLRVSSLWFKVITLQKQAAAKLKTGEYEFATGLTLPEIIDQIAEGKTRQHSITFPEGWSLDDILAEMNNNPHIEHTLKDASPETLRAQLGISESKAEGLFFPDTYFFEKNMSDVSLLKRAYDKMQLVLQEEWPQRAANLPINSPYEALILASIIEKETGAEDERPLIAGVMVRRLQSGMPLQTDPTVIYGMGDNYHGNIAEPDLKAQTPYNTYLIKGLPPTPIAMPGREAIHAALHPDAGNSLYFVAKGNGTHVFSSTLQDHNHAVELFQKQKK from the coding sequence GTGAGCAATAAAATCGTTGGCTTGACCTTATTATTCATCAGTTTCATCGGAGGCTGGGCCTGGATGGACTACCGCCAGGCCCTGCAGGCGCCGGCCGTCAAGGACAATCCGGTCGTGATCGAAATCGTCAAGGGCGATTCGATGGGGCGGATCGCCGAAAAATTGGCCGAACAGCACCTGAGGGTCAGCTCCTTATGGTTTAAGGTGATCACACTGCAAAAACAAGCGGCCGCCAAGCTGAAGACCGGCGAATATGAATTCGCCACCGGCCTGACCTTGCCCGAGATTATCGACCAGATCGCGGAAGGCAAGACCCGCCAGCACAGCATCACATTCCCGGAAGGCTGGAGCCTGGACGACATCCTGGCTGAAATGAACAACAATCCGCATATCGAGCATACGCTGAAGGATGCTTCGCCGGAAACCTTGCGCGCCCAGCTCGGCATCAGCGAAAGCAAAGCCGAAGGCCTGTTTTTCCCGGATACTTATTTCTTCGAGAAAAACATGTCCGATGTCTCTTTGTTGAAAAGGGCCTACGACAAGATGCAGCTGGTATTGCAGGAAGAATGGCCGCAAAGAGCGGCGAATTTGCCGATTAATTCGCCCTACGAGGCGTTGATCCTGGCCTCGATTATCGAAAAAGAGACCGGCGCGGAAGATGAACGCCCCCTTATTGCAGGCGTTATGGTCCGCCGCCTGCAAAGCGGCATGCCGCTGCAGACCGACCCGACCGTGATTTACGGCATGGGCGACAACTATCACGGCAATATCGCCGAGCCGGATCTCAAAGCCCAGACGCCCTACAACACCTACCTGATCAAAGGCCTGCCGCCGACGCCGATTGCGATGCCGGGACGCGAGGCGATACATGCCGCCCTGCACCCCGATGCCGGCAACAGCCTGTATTTTGTCGCGAAGGGCAACGGCACGCATGTGTTTTCATCGACCCTGCAAGACCACAATCATGCGGTCGAGCTGTTTCAGAAACAGAAAAAATGA
- the pabC gene encoding aminodeoxychorismate lyase yields the protein MLLVNGDPGETLPVADRGLQYGDGLFETIEINGQRPVFFDRHLKRLEDGCRRLSIPCPAPDILTEEAGLLCRQAPAQAVLKIIVTSGSGGRGYRRPEAIQATRILSLHPYPDYPDAFSTEGINARICQTRLGINPALAGIKHLNRLEQVLARAEWSDPAVQEGIMLDNAGLVIEGTMTNLFYVKDHAVYTAALEQSGIAGIIRGLIMELANQHQLTVNERSYSPEHLLSADEVFVCNSIIGIWPVKQVEQNAFAPGPVTRKLQQWLADYKQETLRREQ from the coding sequence ATGCTGCTTGTCAATGGTGACCCCGGAGAGACCCTGCCCGTTGCGGACCGTGGCCTGCAATATGGCGACGGCTTGTTCGAGACGATCGAAATCAACGGCCAAAGGCCGGTTTTTTTCGATCGGCATCTGAAGCGACTCGAAGACGGCTGCCGGCGGCTCTCGATTCCGTGTCCCGCGCCGGACATTCTTACCGAAGAAGCCGGCCTATTGTGCCGGCAAGCCCCGGCCCAGGCCGTACTGAAGATCATCGTGACCTCGGGTTCCGGCGGACGCGGTTACCGGCGGCCGGAGGCGATACAAGCGACCCGGATTCTAAGCCTGCATCCCTACCCCGATTACCCGGACGCCTTTAGCACGGAGGGCATCAATGCCCGCATTTGCCAAACGCGCCTCGGCATCAACCCGGCCTTGGCCGGCATCAAACATTTGAACCGCCTGGAGCAGGTGCTCGCCCGCGCCGAATGGAGCGATCCTGCCGTTCAGGAAGGCATCATGCTGGACAACGCCGGCCTGGTGATCGAAGGCACCATGACCAACCTGTTTTATGTGAAGGATCACGCGGTTTATACCGCAGCGCTTGAACAAAGCGGTATCGCCGGCATCATCCGCGGCCTGATCATGGAGCTTGCCAATCAGCATCAACTTACGGTTAATGAACGGAGTTATTCCCCCGAACACTTATTGTCGGCCGATGAAGTCTTCGTCTGCAACTCGATCATCGGCATCTGGCCGGTCAAACAGGTCGAACAGAACGCTTTCGCTCCGGGACCTGTCACCCGGAAGCTCCAGCAATGGTTAGCCGACTATAAACAAGAGACGCTTCGCCGTGAGCAATAA
- the fabF gene encoding beta-ketoacyl-ACP synthase II: protein MSTRRVVITGLGAITPLANTVAETWDGIINGKSGISPIDSFDISPFATTFGGVIRNFDVTQYIPAKDAQRMDGFIHYGMAAGCQAFEDSGIEVTEANAERIGVAIGAGIGGVTGIEECYAVYDKSGPRRISPFFVPGNIINMISGNLSIKYGLKGPNYAIVTACATGTHNIGDAARMIQHGDADVMLAGGAERCTTSPTAMGGFISAKALSRRNDNPTAASRPWDKDRDGFVLSDGAGVVVLEELEHAKARGAKIYAEVVGFGMSGDAYHMTTPSPGGEGAARCIRNALRDAGLNADAVDYINAHGTSTPAGDVGETQAMKSALGDHAYKVAVSSTKSMIGHMLGAAGGIEAVLTALSIKHQIAPPTINLDNPDPECDLDYVPNVARDMKINVAMSNSFGFGGTNGTLIFKRYE, encoded by the coding sequence TTGAGCACACGTCGAGTCGTAATCACCGGTTTGGGCGCCATTACGCCCTTAGCAAACACGGTGGCAGAAACCTGGGACGGCATCATCAACGGCAAAAGCGGCATCAGCCCTATCGATTCCTTTGATATTTCGCCTTTCGCTACCACCTTTGGCGGTGTGATTCGCAACTTCGATGTCACCCAATACATCCCGGCCAAAGACGCGCAGCGCATGGATGGATTCATTCATTACGGCATGGCGGCCGGCTGTCAGGCGTTCGAGGATTCCGGCATCGAAGTGACCGAAGCCAATGCGGAACGGATCGGCGTGGCGATCGGCGCCGGCATCGGCGGCGTCACCGGCATCGAAGAATGTTATGCGGTGTACGATAAAAGCGGTCCGCGCCGGATTTCGCCGTTTTTCGTGCCCGGCAACATCATCAACATGATTTCCGGCAACCTGTCGATCAAATACGGACTGAAAGGCCCCAATTATGCAATCGTGACCGCCTGCGCGACCGGTACCCACAACATCGGCGATGCGGCACGGATGATCCAACACGGCGATGCGGACGTAATGCTTGCGGGCGGCGCCGAGCGCTGCACCACTTCGCCGACCGCGATGGGCGGCTTCATTTCGGCGAAAGCCTTGTCGCGCCGCAACGACAATCCGACAGCGGCCAGCCGGCCCTGGGATAAAGACCGCGACGGTTTCGTACTCAGCGACGGCGCAGGCGTGGTCGTGCTCGAAGAACTCGAACACGCGAAAGCGCGCGGTGCCAAGATTTACGCGGAAGTGGTCGGCTTCGGCATGAGCGGAGACGCTTACCACATGACCACCCCGTCACCCGGCGGCGAAGGCGCGGCGCGCTGCATACGCAATGCGTTGCGCGATGCCGGCTTGAATGCAGACGCAGTCGATTACATCAATGCGCACGGCACCTCGACGCCGGCCGGCGATGTCGGCGAAACCCAGGCGATGAAGTCGGCACTGGGCGACCACGCCTACAAAGTTGCGGTCAGCTCGACCAAGTCGATGATCGGCCACATGCTGGGTGCTGCCGGCGGTATCGAAGCGGTATTGACCGCGCTCAGTATCAAGCATCAGATCGCGCCGCCGACGATCAATCTGGACAACCCCGATCCCGAATGCGATCTCGATTATGTACCGAATGTCGCGCGCGACATGAAGATCAATGTCGCGATGTCCAATTCATTCGGCTTCGGCGGCACCAACGGCACGTTGATTTTCAAACGCTACGAATAA
- the acpP gene encoding acyl carrier protein: protein MSNVEQRVKKIVAEQLGVKDDIANDASFVDDLGADSLDTVELVMALEEEFECEIPDEEAEKITTVQQAIDYVVKNT, encoded by the coding sequence ATGAGTAATGTTGAACAACGAGTAAAAAAAATTGTTGCAGAGCAATTGGGCGTTAAAGACGATATCGCCAATGACGCATCTTTCGTAGATGATTTGGGCGCCGACTCTCTTGACACCGTCGAACTCGTTATGGCGCTTGAAGAAGAATTCGAGTGCGAAATCCCAGACGAAGAAGCTGAAAAGATCACCACTGTTCAGCAAGCAATCGACTACGTCGTAAAGAACACCTAA
- the fabG gene encoding 3-oxoacyl-ACP reductase FabG: MAKQVALVTGASRGIGKAIAERLAADGFFVVGTATSESGAEAISAYLGENGKGLRLDVADADSIAGVIKTVNDEFGAPAVLVNNAGITRDNLLMRMKDEEWDAIINTNLASVFRMSKAVLRGMMKARTGRIISISSVVGSTGNAGQANYAAAKAGIVGFSKSLAKEVGSRNITVNVVAPGFIDTDMTKDLGDDIKTSLLASIPLERLGAPEEIAHAVSFLASPGAAYITGETLHVNGGMYMP; encoded by the coding sequence ATGGCTAAACAAGTCGCTTTAGTGACAGGCGCCAGCCGCGGCATCGGCAAGGCGATTGCCGAAAGACTGGCCGCCGACGGTTTTTTTGTGGTCGGCACCGCAACCTCCGAGAGCGGTGCGGAAGCCATCTCGGCTTATCTCGGCGAAAACGGCAAAGGCCTCCGCCTCGACGTCGCGGACGCCGATTCAATTGCCGGGGTGATCAAAACCGTCAATGACGAATTCGGCGCGCCGGCCGTGCTGGTCAACAACGCGGGCATCACCCGCGACAATCTGTTGATGCGGATGAAGGACGAGGAATGGGATGCGATCATCAACACCAACCTCGCCTCGGTTTTCCGGATGAGCAAGGCGGTGCTGCGCGGCATGATGAAGGCCCGCACCGGCCGCATCATCAGCATTTCCTCGGTCGTCGGCTCGACCGGCAACGCCGGCCAGGCCAACTATGCCGCCGCGAAAGCCGGCATCGTCGGTTTCAGCAAATCGCTGGCGAAGGAAGTCGGCTCGCGCAACATCACGGTCAACGTCGTCGCACCCGGCTTCATCGACACCGACATGACCAAGGATTTGGGCGACGACATCAAGACCTCGCTGTTAGCCTCGATTCCATTGGAACGGCTCGGCGCGCCCGAGGAAATCGCGCATGCGGTCTCGTTCCTGGCCTCGCCAGGCGCCGCCTATATCACCGGCGAGACCCTGCATGTGAACGGCGGCATGTATATGCCGTAA
- the fabD gene encoding ACP S-malonyltransferase: MSTQTYDLAFVFPGQGSQSVGMMADLADSFPEIKHTFERASDALGKNLWALVSEGPEADLNQTQNTQPAMLAAGIAIWEVWSRQSRVRPAWTAGHSLGEYSALVAANAIAFEDAIRLVATRGRLMQEAVPQGIGAMAAILGLEDHQVAEACEKAAQGEVVAAVNFNAPGQVVIAGNASAVQRAITEAQALGAKRALLLPVSVPSHCALMAGAAEKLGAELEQIPFHSPDITLIHNTDVMAHSAPEVIRNALKEQLYKPVRWVDSIQFMHDQGVTRFVECGPGKVLIGLNKRIVKGAEHVSIFDSKSLHTTLELLNG; encoded by the coding sequence ATGAGCACACAAACCTACGACTTAGCCTTCGTTTTTCCAGGCCAGGGATCTCAGTCGGTCGGCATGATGGCCGATCTGGCGGACAGTTTCCCCGAAATCAAACACACCTTCGAACGCGCCTCCGACGCCTTGGGCAAGAATTTGTGGGCACTGGTCAGCGAAGGCCCCGAAGCGGACTTGAATCAAACCCAAAACACCCAGCCCGCGATGCTGGCCGCCGGCATTGCGATCTGGGAAGTCTGGAGCAGGCAAAGCCGCGTGCGCCCGGCCTGGACCGCGGGCCATAGCCTCGGCGAGTACAGCGCCCTGGTCGCCGCGAATGCGATCGCCTTCGAAGATGCGATCCGGCTGGTCGCGACCCGCGGCCGCCTGATGCAGGAAGCGGTCCCGCAAGGCATCGGCGCGATGGCGGCCATTTTGGGCCTGGAAGATCATCAGGTCGCGGAAGCCTGCGAAAAAGCCGCGCAGGGCGAAGTCGTCGCGGCGGTCAATTTCAACGCGCCGGGTCAGGTCGTGATTGCGGGCAACGCGAGCGCGGTGCAGCGTGCGATCACCGAAGCGCAGGCGCTCGGCGCCAAGCGCGCGCTGCTGCTGCCGGTCAGCGTGCCGTCGCACTGCGCGCTGATGGCCGGCGCCGCCGAAAAACTCGGCGCTGAGCTGGAGCAAATACCTTTTCACAGCCCCGACATCACGCTGATCCATAATACCGATGTGATGGCGCACAGCGCGCCGGAAGTCATCCGCAACGCCCTGAAAGAACAACTCTACAAACCGGTGCGCTGGGTCGACTCGATCCAATTCATGCACGACCAGGGCGTCACCCGCTTTGTCGAATGCGGCCCCGGCAAGGTGCTGATCGGCCTGAACAAACGCATCGTTAAGGGGGCCGAGCATGTGTCGATCTTCGATAGCAAATCTTTACATACTACTTTGGAGCTGTTAAATGGCTAA
- a CDS encoding beta-ketoacyl-ACP synthase III yields MTRYSRVIGTGGYLPSEILTNTQISETVDTSDSWIFERTGIKSRRIAGADETAASMAETAARQAIEMAGIDAEEIDLIIVATGTPDRVYPSTGCLLQQRLGIKNCVAFDVQAACSGAIFGMSIADQYIKTGAAGKVLVVGSELCSRIVDWTDRTTCVLFGDGAGAILLGASEENGILSTHIHSDGEYEELLYCPNPQAAPNGHQHEPGHISMRGNEVFKVAVNTLGRIVDETLEANHLEKESIDWLVPHQANIRIIQATAKKLKMSMEQVIVTLENQGNTSSASVLLAFNEAVRDGRIQRGQVVLLEAFGAGFTWGSALLKY; encoded by the coding sequence ATGACCCGCTATTCAAGAGTCATCGGAACCGGTGGCTATCTTCCCTCCGAAATTTTAACGAACACGCAAATTTCGGAAACGGTTGACACCTCCGACAGTTGGATCTTCGAACGGACCGGCATCAAAAGCCGCCGTATCGCCGGGGCCGACGAAACCGCGGCCAGCATGGCCGAAACGGCCGCCCGCCAGGCGATCGAGATGGCCGGCATCGATGCCGAGGAAATCGACCTGATCATCGTCGCGACCGGCACGCCCGACCGCGTCTATCCGAGCACCGGCTGTTTGTTGCAGCAACGTCTCGGCATCAAAAACTGCGTGGCTTTCGATGTACAGGCCGCCTGTTCCGGTGCGATCTTCGGCATGAGTATCGCCGACCAATATATCAAGACCGGCGCGGCCGGCAAGGTCCTGGTCGTCGGTTCCGAGCTCTGCTCGCGGATCGTCGACTGGACCGACCGCACCACCTGCGTCCTGTTCGGCGACGGCGCCGGCGCGATCCTCTTGGGCGCTTCCGAGGAAAACGGCATCCTATCCACGCACATCCATTCGGACGGCGAATACGAGGAACTCTTGTATTGCCCGAACCCGCAGGCGGCGCCGAACGGCCATCAACATGAGCCGGGCCATATCAGCATGCGCGGCAATGAAGTCTTCAAGGTCGCGGTCAATACGCTCGGCCGCATCGTCGATGAAACGCTCGAAGCGAATCATCTGGAAAAGGAATCGATCGACTGGCTGGTGCCGCATCAGGCCAATATCCGGATCATCCAGGCCACCGCGAAGAAACTGAAAATGTCGATGGAACAGGTCATCGTCACGCTCGAAAACCAGGGCAACACGTCCTCCGCCTCGGTGCTGCTGGCCTTCAACGAGGCCGTGCGCGACGGACGCATTCAGCGCGGCCAGGTGGTCCTACTGGAAGCGTTTGGCGCCGGCTTTACCTGGGGTTCGGCGTTGTTGAAGTACTAA